Below is a window of Phenylobacterium koreense DNA.
GATCCGCTTAGCAGCCATCAAGAGCGGCCAAGTGCCGATCTGGAGGCCATGCGGGCCGAGGACCGACCAACCGGCCATGAACTCGGAGGTTGGCGCATCCGCCGACCTATCGGGCCTGCATCGCTTGCTTGATCCAGATCAAGGCGGCGAGCGACGCATTGCGCCAAGCTGCTTCTTGGCGGCTCGACGGGCAAGGTTCGGCGCGCCTCCACGCCGCATTTCAAAAGCTAGCGTGCATGCAGCGGCCGCCACGAGGCGGATTTAGACGAGGGCCAGACTGCGATGTCGATCCGCAACAGCGACTTGGAGCGCGTGCGACGACTGCCGCTCTTTGCTCCCGTTGACGAAGAAACCTTCCGCCGGCTCACCGCCACCGCCTTCCTGCAGAAGTTCCCGGCAGGCGCCGATCTCCTGACCGAGGGCGACCCGGTGGACTTCCTCTACATCCTTCTGGATGGCTCCATCGAGCTTTCCGGGACCTGGAACGACAAGGAGACCACCCTGGCCGTGCTGGGACCGGTCTCCACCTTCATCCTGGCGGCGGTGATCCTGGACGCGCCGGCCACGATGAACGCCAGGACGATCGGCTGGTCGGATATCCTGATGATCCCCGGCGCCGCCCTGCGCGCCGCCATCGAAGAGGACGTGCGCTTCTCCAGCGCCGTCGCCCTGGAGCTGTCGGGCTGCTACCAGGGGCTCGTACGCGCCATCAAGAACCAGAAGCTTCGCGGCGGTCTCGAGCGGCTGGCGAACTACCTTCTGGCGCAACAGAGCCGTCAGGGCGGCGGCCCCACCCTGACCCTCCCCTACGAAAAGCGCTTCGTCGCCTCCCTGCTCGGCATGAGCCCGGAGAACCTTTCGCGCGCCTTCTCCAGCCTTCAGGATTACGGCGTCATCGTTGACGGCCCGCAGGTGACCATCACCCGGCCGGCGGTGCTCGAGCGCCTGGCCAAGCCCGACCCGCTCATCGACAAGCACCTGCCCACTGACGCCATCCTGATCAGCAAGGCCGATCGGGAGCGCAATCTGCAACTTGGCGCGCACCGGGCCGCGCCGCTTTCCGGCACGGTATGATCTTCACCTCGACCAAGACCTACGGCGCCGAGCGCGGCCTGAGCTGCGCCTATCGGCAGTGGGCGGCCGAGAGTCAGTGCGCCTTGCTGCATGGCTATTCCCTCGGCTTCCGCTTCGAGTTCGCCGCCGAGCAGCTCGACCGGCGCGGCTGGGTGGTGGACTTCGGCCGCGGGGGATTCGGCGCCATCCGCGACTGGCTGCACGAGATGTTCGACCACACCCTGCTGGTGGCGGAGGATGACCCCGACCGCGAGATCTTCAAGACGCTGGCCGATCACGGTCTGGCCGAGTTGCGTTTCGTTTCGACGACCAGTTGCGAGGGGCTCGCCGCCTTGGCCCTGACGAAGGCCCGGGAGATCATCGAGGCGCGGACCAAGGGCCGCTGCTGGGTCGTGTCGGTCACCTGCATGGAGCACGGCGCCAACAGCGCCACCTGCCACGATCCGCAAAGCCTGCATCGACAGATGGCCAGCGAAGCCCTGCGCAAGGCCCTCAGCGAAGAGAACGCCTGACGCAGCCTTGCCGATCGTCAAGGCGTGACTTGACCCATGCCGTTCGGGGCGCCCCGCCGGAAGCCTAGCTATGACGACATGATCCGCGCCACGCGACATGCGTCCCCGCCTTCCGCCGACTGGCTCGCCGAGCCGATGATGGTCATGCGCGCGCCGGTCGAACAGGTATTGAAACGCGCCCTGCGGCGCCTTGCCCGTCGCCGGCCCAACCCGTTCGAGCGCCTTGCCGAGCACGACCAGTCGACCTTTCTGATCGTACCGGCGAACTGGCCCGTCGCCTTCGCCCTGACCGCGCGCGCCGATGGCGACGTCAGGGTCGTGCGCACCCGTTCCCCGGGCAAGTTCACCGCTCGTATCGAGGGCCGTATCGAGGATCTGCTGGATCTGTTCGATGGCACCCTCGACGCCGATTCCGCCTTCTTCAGCCGCACGATCCAGGTCGAGGGCGACACCGGGGCGGTCCTGGCCCTGCACAACGCGCTTGAGGCCGCCGAGCTTTCCGTCGCCGATCTGGTCGGCGCTCCGGTCGGCGGCGCGCTGATCAACCACGCCTCCCGAACCGCCAGGCGCGTGGCCCGGCGCATGCGTAGCGAGGCCGCCTGATGGGCTCCATCGAACTGGTCTGCCCTGGCGGGTCGCCGGCGATGCTGCGCGCCGCTATCGAGGCGGGCGCCGACAGCGTCTATTGCGGCCTGCGCGACGAAACCAACGCCCGCAACTTCCCCGGCCTCAACTTCTCGCCGGCCGAGCTGGAGGAGAGCGTCAAGTTCGCCCACGGCCGGGGCGCCAAGGTGCTGGTCGCCGTCAACACTTTCGCCCATGCCGGCGCTACGGAGGCTTGGCGTCGGGCGGTCGACACCGCCGTCGCCGCAAGCGCCGACGCGCTGATCGCCGCCGACCTGGCGGTGCTCGCCTACGCCAAGGCTCAGCATCCGGACATGCGCCTGCATCTGTCGGTGCAGGCGGCCGCCAACACGCCAGAGGCGATCGCGTTCTACGCCGAGACCTACGGGGTCAAGCGGGTGGTCCTGCCGCGCGTGCTGTCGGCCCCGGAGGTCGCCGCCGTCGTGGGCGAGACCGCGGTGGAGATCGAAGCCTTCGTCTTCGGCGGCCTCTGCGTCATGGCCGAGGGCCGCTGCGCCCTCTCCTCCTATGTCACCGGGCGCTCGCCGAACCTGTCCGGCGTCTGCTCTCCTCCGGAGGCGGTCAGCTTCGACCGATCCGGCGAACGCATGACGCCGCGCCTTTCCGGCCTGGCCGTCGACCAGTTCGACGCGGAGGAGACCACCGGCTATCCCACCCTCTGCAAGGGCCGTTTTTCGACGGCGGAGGGCTCCGGCTATCTCTTCGAATCCCCGGTCAGCCTCAACGCCATCGGGCTTCTCAAGTCGCTGCGGACCGCCGGCGTCAAGGCGGTGAAGATCGAGGGCCGGCAGCGCGGCAAGGCCTATGTCGCCCGCGTCGCCGCCGCCTTCCGCGGCGCCATCGACGCCCTGGACAAGGGCCAGGACACCGAGCGCTTCGAACAACTGCTCAGCGATCTGGCTGAAGGCGGCCGCGAGACTGTCGGCGCCTACAAGAAGGTCT
It encodes the following:
- the ftrB gene encoding transcriptional activator FtrB, producing the protein MSIRNSDLERVRRLPLFAPVDEETFRRLTATAFLQKFPAGADLLTEGDPVDFLYILLDGSIELSGTWNDKETTLAVLGPVSTFILAAVILDAPATMNARTIGWSDILMIPGAALRAAIEEDVRFSSAVALELSGCYQGLVRAIKNQKLRGGLERLANYLLAQQSRQGGGPTLTLPYEKRFVASLLGMSPENLSRAFSSLQDYGVIVDGPQVTITRPAVLERLAKPDPLIDKHLPTDAILISKADRERNLQLGAHRAAPLSGTV
- a CDS encoding 6-pyruvoyl trahydropterin synthase family protein codes for the protein MIFTSTKTYGAERGLSCAYRQWAAESQCALLHGYSLGFRFEFAAEQLDRRGWVVDFGRGGFGAIRDWLHEMFDHTLLVAEDDPDREIFKTLADHGLAELRFVSTTSCEGLAALALTKAREIIEARTKGRCWVVSVTCMEHGANSATCHDPQSLHRQMASEALRKALSEENA
- the ubiT gene encoding ubiquinone anaerobic biosynthesis accessory factor UbiT, translated to MIRATRHASPPSADWLAEPMMVMRAPVEQVLKRALRRLARRRPNPFERLAEHDQSTFLIVPANWPVAFALTARADGDVRVVRTRSPGKFTARIEGRIEDLLDLFDGTLDADSAFFSRTIQVEGDTGAVLALHNALEAAELSVADLVGAPVGGALINHASRTARRVARRMRSEAA
- the ubiU gene encoding ubiquinone anaerobic biosynthesis protein UbiU, coding for MGSIELVCPGGSPAMLRAAIEAGADSVYCGLRDETNARNFPGLNFSPAELEESVKFAHGRGAKVLVAVNTFAHAGATEAWRRAVDTAVAASADALIAADLAVLAYAKAQHPDMRLHLSVQAAANTPEAIAFYAETYGVKRVVLPRVLSAPEVAAVVGETAVEIEAFVFGGLCVMAEGRCALSSYVTGRSPNLSGVCSPPEAVSFDRSGERMTPRLSGLAVDQFDAEETTGYPTLCKGRFSTAEGSGYLFESPVSLNAIGLLKSLRTAGVKAVKIEGRQRGKAYVARVAAAFRGAIDALDKGQDTERFEQLLSDLAEGGRETVGAYKKVWR